In the genome of Rhodamnia argentea isolate NSW1041297 chromosome 3, ASM2092103v1, whole genome shotgun sequence, one region contains:
- the LOC115746475 gene encoding monocopper oxidase-like protein SKU5, producing MALNGLATAVLLLLVHIGLLLSSCYADDPFVFFNFKVSYITASPLGVPQQVIAVNDKFPGPTINVTTNDHVVVNVRNKLDESLLMHWSGIQQRRSSWQDGVLGTNCPIPPKWNWTYQFQVKDQIGSFFYFPSTNFQRASGGFGGFIINNRPIIPIPFATPDGDIVILIGDWYTKNHTALRKSLNGGKDLGMPDGVLINGKGPYQYNTTLVPDGIDYETITVHPGKTYRIRVHNVGISTSLNFRIQNHNLLLAETEGSYTVQQNYTSLDIHVGQSYSFLLTTDQNASSDYYIVASARMVNESLWKRVTGVAILHYTNSKGKAAGPLPDAPNDEFDKTYSMNQARSIRWNVSASGARPNPQGSFHYGSINVTDVYVLRNAPPVTIDGKRRTTLSGVSFVNPSTPIRLADQYKVKGVYKLDFPKKPLTGPPKMETSVINGTYRGFMEVILQNNDTKVQSYHMSGYAFFVVGMDYGEWTENSRGTYNKWDGIARSTIQVYPGAWTSILISLDNVGVWNLRTENLDSWYLGQETYVRIINSEVNNKTELPIPDNALYCGSLSHMQKPEDISSAITIATSRSTVAVTLLTILCALISVSR from the exons ATGGCTTTGAATGGCCTCGCCACCGCAGTGTTGCTGTTGCTCGTTCACATTGGCCTGCTCTTGAGCTCCTGTTACGCTGATGATCCGTTCGTCTTCTTCAATTTCAAGGTCTCCTACATCACTGCCTCTCCGCTCGGTGTTCCTCAACAG GTTATTGCTGTTAATGACAAGTTTCCAGGACCAACTATCAATGTCACCACTAACGACCATGTCGTCGTCAATGTTCGCAACAAGCTGGACGAGAGTCTTCTTATGCATTG GTCCGGAATACAGCAGCGGCGGAGTTCATGGCAAGACGGTGTTCTGGGGACTAATTGCCCCATTCCTCCAAAGTGGAACTGGACTTACCAGTTTCAGGTCAAGGATCAAATTGGGAGCTTCTTTTACTTCCCCTCCACTAATTTCCAGAGAGCATCAGGCGGATTCGGTGGCTTTATTATCAACAACCGGCCAATAATCCCTATTCCCTTTGCGACTCCTGATGGCGATATTGTTATTCTGATCGGCGATTGGTATACCAAGAATCATACG GCCTTGAGGAAGTCCCTCAATGGTGGAAAAGATCTCGGGATGCCTGATGGTGTTCTTATTAATGGGAAAGGACCTTACCAATATAATACAACTCTGGTCCCGGATGGTATTGATTATGAAACCATTACAGTCCACCCAG GGAAAACATATCGCATCCGTGTGCACAATGTGGGAATATCGACAAGCTTGAATTTCAGGATTCAAAACCATAACCTCCTTTTAGCTGAGACTGAGGGGTCATACACAGTGCAACAGAATTATACTAGTTTGGACATCCACGTTGGTCAATCATATTCATTCTTGTTGACAACGGATCAGAATGCTAGCTCAGATTATTACATTGTAGCAAGTGCCCGAATGGTGAATGAATCTCTTTGGAAAAGAGTAACTGGTGTTGCCATATTGCATTACACAAATTCTAAAGGGAAGGCAGCTGGCCCTCTTCCTGATGCACCGAACGATGAATTTGACAAAACCTATTCTATGAACCAAGCTAGATCAATCAG ATGGAATGTGTCTGCCAGTGGGGCGCGACCCAACCCACAGGGGTCTTTCCACTATGGCTCAATCAACGTGACTGATGTGTACGTATTGAGAAACGCTCCTCCAGTGACGATTGATGGAAAACGGCGCACAACGCTAAGTGGAGTCTCATTTGTGAATCCTTCCACCCCAATCAGGCTGGCTGACCAGTACAAAGTGAAAGGAGTATATAAGCTTGACTTTCCCAAGAAACCACTGACCGGACCGCCAAAGATGGAAACATCCGTGATTAATGGAACTTATAGGGGGTTTATGGAAGTAATATTGCAAAACAACGACACCAAGGTGCAGTCGTATCACATGAGTGGATATGCATTCTTTGTAGTGGG GATGGACTATGGCGAGTGGACAGAAAACAGCCGAGGCACATATAATAAGTGGGATGGCATTGCCCGCTCCACAATCCAG GTCTATCCTGGAGCATGGACATCGATCCTCATATCCCTTGACAATGTTGGAGTTTGGAACTTGAGAACAGAAAACCTTGACTCATGGTACCTTGGCCAAGAAACTTACGTGAGGATCATCAATTCAGAAGTGAATAATAAGACCGAGCTGCCCATACCTGATAATGCTCTGTACTGCGGTTCACTTAGCCATATGCAGAA GCCCGAAGATATCTCTTCGGCAATCACAATCGCCACCAGTAGATCAACCGTGGCTGTCACTCTGCTAACGATACTCTGTGCTCTCATATCCGTCTCCCGCTAG
- the LOC115746478 gene encoding 21 kDa protein-like, whose product MAKAKPSHSFLFLFHLLFFTAILQPSSSQATAAPRTDFIKSSCRSTHYPSLCVQCLSGYAPSIQQDPRQLARAALQVSLARAQSAATYVAQLSRLQGITPRESQAVQDCVQNVGDSVSRLSRSIDELGQMGGGQGAAGEAFDWHMSNVQTWVSGALTDENTCFDGFARPGMDGKAKSAVRGRLVEVAQVVSNALALVDRFGSRHRGAAKGKP is encoded by the coding sequence ATGGCCAAAGCAAAACCATCCcactccttcctcttcctcttccaccTCCTCTTCTTCACGGCCATCCTCCAACCGTCGAGCTCACAGGCCACCGCAGCTCCCAGAACGGACTTCATCAAGTCCTCCTGCCGGTCCACGCACTACCCGTCGCTCTGCGTCCAGTGCCTCTCCGGCTACGCCCCCTCCATCCAGCAGGACCCCCGCCAGCTCGCCCGGGCCGCGCTCCAGGTCAGCCTCGCCCGGGCCCAAAGCGCCGCGACCTACGTGGCCCAGCTGTCCCGCCTCCAGGGCATCACCCCACGGGAGTCCCAGGCCGTGCAGGACTGCGTGCAGAACGTAGGCGACAGCGTGAGCCGGCTGAGCCGGTCCATTGACGAGCTTGGCCAGATGGGAGGAGGCCAGGGGGCCGCGGGGGAGGCGTTCGACTGGCACATGAGCAACGTGCAGACGTGGGTGAGCGGGGCCCTCACCGACGAGAACACGTGCTTCGACGGGTTTGCGAGGCCGGGCATGGACGGGAAGGCGAAGAGCGCGGTGAGGGGGCGGCTGGTGGAGGTGGCGCAGGTGGTGAGCAACGCTCTGGCCCTCGTGGACAGGTTCGGGTCGAGGCACCGCGGGGCGGCCAAAGGCAAGCCGTAG
- the LOC115746476 gene encoding NADH dehydrogenase (ubiquinone) complex I, assembly factor 6-like — protein sequence MSGSGASANLRAAFSHCVQQVRSYDYHHYLCLLELPPNMRKAAFALRAFNVETSRAMDIASDPRIGLMRLVWWQEAIDKIFANKLIEHPTACAFSAVVSEFKINKAWLKRSVEARINDASREVTQMPETIDELEKYAEDTASTILYMTLQSGGIRSTAADHAASHIGKASGLLLLLKSMPYHASKSRHSLYIPRKVAAKHGMLVEMGGQPEARLDSREKLCDAVFEMASVANIHLQKARELAGTVPAEAIPVLLPAVPAQVLLDTLSRVHFDVFDPRLARGVLGISPLWYQLKLKWSSWRGRY from the coding sequence ATGAGCGGCTCTGGTGCATCTGCTAACTTACGTGCTGCTTTTTCCCATTGCGTGCAGCAGGTTCGGAGTTATGATTACCATCACTACCTTTGCCTTCTTGAGCTTCCACCCAACATGCGTAAGGCTGCATTTGCCCTCCGCGCTTTCAATGTGGAAACATCCAGAGCCATGGACATTGCTTCTGATCCAAGAATTGGTCTGATGCGCCTTGTCTGGTGGCAGGAAGCTATAGATAAAATTTTTGCCAATAAACTAATCGAACACCCAACAGCATGCGCCTTCTCTGCAGTTGTATCTGAGTTCAAAATTAACAAGGCATGGTTGAAACGATCTGTTGAAGCTCGTATCAATGATGCTAGCAGAGAGGTGACTCAAATGCCGGAAACCATCgatgaattggaaaaatatgCCGAGGACACTGCATCGACCATTCTGTACATGACACTTCAATCTGGTGGAATCAGGTCCACTGCGGCTGATCACGCGGCATCTCATATTGGAAAGGCCAGTGGCCTTCTTTTGCTGCTTAAATCGATGCCATATCATGCTAGCAAGAGCCGCCACTCTTTATACATACCTAGAAAAGTGGCGGCCAAGCATGGAATGCTGGTCGAAATGGGAGGTCAACCGGAAGCTCGATTAGACTCCCGCGAGAAGCTTTGCGATGCAGTATTCGAGATGGCATCTGTGGCTAACATCCATTTGCAAAAGGCTCGTGAATTAGCCGGAACAGTGCCTGCTGAGGCGATCCCGGTGCTGCTTCCGGCCGTGCCTGCGCAGGTACTGCTAGATACCCTCAGTCGGGTGCATTTCGATGTGTTTGATCCTAGGCTAGCACGAGGAGTTCTAGGCATCTCTCCTCTTTGGTACCAACTGAAACTCAAATGGAGTTCCTGGAGGGGTAGATACTAG